One window of the Penaeus vannamei isolate JL-2024 chromosome 31, ASM4276789v1, whole genome shotgun sequence genome contains the following:
- the LOC138867696 gene encoding uncharacterized protein, protein MHQQISKHKQIGKHQQVGKPQQIGKPQQIGKHKQISKNKQVDKPQQSGKHQQIGKHQQISKNKQVDKPQQSGKHRQIGKSQQIGKHQQISKHKQVGKPQQIGKHQQISKHKQVGKPQQIGKHQQVGKSQQIGKHQQISKHKQVGKPQQIGKHQQVGKPHQIGKHQQISKHKQVGKPQQIGKHQQVGKSQQIGKHQQISKHKQVGKSQQIGKHQQVGKPQQIGKPQQIGKHKQVDKPQQSGKHRQIGKSQQIGKHQQISKHQQVGKHQQVGKHQQVSSPQQVGKHQQVGSPQQVGKHQQVGKHQQVGKPQQVGKHQQVGKPQQIAKPQYVGKPQQISNPADWQAPADVVVAVNHIIKDLHCNRRPPKAKIKSCVLNSEP, encoded by the exons ATGCACCAGCAGATTAGCAAGCACAAGCAGattggcaagcaccagcaggttgggAAACCTCAGCAGATTGGTAAACCCCAGCAGATTGGCAAGCACAAGCAG ATTAGCAAAAACAAGCAGGTTGACAAACCTCAGCAGAGTGGCAAGCACCAGCAGATTGGCAAGCACCAGCAGATTAGCAAAAACAAGCAGGTTGACAAACCTCAGCAGAGTGGCAAGCACCGGCAGATTGGCAAATCCCAGCAGATTGGCAAGCACCAGCAGATTAGCAAGCACaagcaggttggcaaaccccagcagattGGCAAGCACCAGCAGATTAGCAAGCACaagcaggttggcaaaccccagcagattggcaagcaccagcaggttggcaaatCCCAGCAGATTGGCAAGCACCAGCAGATTAGCAAGCACaagcaggttggcaaaccccagcagattggcaagcaccagcaggttgggAAACCTCATCAGATTGGCAAGCACCAGCAGATTAGCAAGCACAAGCAGGTTGGCAAACCTCAGCAGattggcaagcaccagcaggttggcaaatCCCAGCAGATTGGCAAGCACCAGCAGATTAGCAAGCACAAGCAGGTTGGCAAATCCCAGCAGattggcaagcaccagcaggttgggAAACCTCAGCAGATTGGTAAACCCCAGCAGATTGGCAAGCACAAGCAG GTTGACAAACCTCAGCAGAGTGGCAAGCACCGGCAGATTGGCAAATCCCAGCAGATTGGCAAGCACCAGCAGATTagcaagcaccagcaggttggcaagcaccagcaggttggcaagcaccagcaggttaGCTcaccccagcaggttggcaagcaccagcaggttggctcaccccagcaggttggcaagcaccagcag gttggcaagcaccagcaggttgggaaaccccagcaggttggcaagcaccagcaggttgggAAACCCCAGCAGATTGCCAAACCCCAATACGTTGGCAAACCTCAGCAGATTTCAAACCCCGCAGATTGGCAAGCACCCGCAG ATGTAGTGGTTGCTGTAAATCACATTATAAAAGACTTGCACTGTAACCGCCGCCCACCGAAGGCAAAAATAAAGTCCTGTGTTCTAAACAGCGAACCATGA
- the LOC138867697 gene encoding high mobility group nucleosome-binding domain-containing protein 5-like, translated as MKTQRRLPKSMRKNPVVHAMPRWTSDPESTEWFDSFNLAGQELIAFVAEPRQSKEGKKEDKRRQEKRASKTDKMEEKPKPTKELKAHAKKDGHIEQVQKRQQKAEENRAQHLKLVLEQMRKTFVAKTGEPLIGEPLVAGRGNRKAALVKLLPQQLAKIATSTNTSQSGKSGLWELVQEELRRERERLGLKPKRYVPGMQLGNPSRLASTSRLANPSKLPNPNRLASQSGKPQQIGKHQQSGKPQQIGKHQQSGKPQQIGKHQQSGKPQQIGKHQQVGKPQQISKHQQVGNPQQIGKQQQNSKPQQVGKPQQNSKHQQISKHQQVGKPQQISKHQQSGKPQQIGKYQQVGKPQ; from the exons ATGAAGACCCAGCGGCGCCTCCCCAAGTCCATGCGCAAGAACCCCGTGGTGCACGCCATGCCAAGGTGGACCTCGGATCCCGAGTCCACCGAGTGGTTCGACTCTTTCAACCTCGCCGGCCAGGAGCTGATCGCCTTCGTGGCCGAGCCCAGGCAGTCCaaggagggcaagaaggaggacaagaggaggcaggagaagcgAGCCTCCAAGACCGACAAGATGGAGGAGAAGCCCAAGCCGACTAAG GAGCTCAAGGCGCACGCCAAGAAGGACGGCCACATCGAGCAAGTGCAGAAGCGCCAGCAGAAGGCCGAGGAGAACCGCGCTCAGCACCTCAAGTTGGTGCTGGAGCAGATGAGGAAGACGTTCGTTGCCAAGACGGGCGAACCGCTGATTGGAGAGCCGTTGGTGGCAGGGCGTGGCAACAGGAAGGCCGCCCTCGTCAAGCTCCTGCCGCAGCAGCTGGCTAAGATCGCTACAAGCACAAACACCAGCCAGTCCGGGAAGTCGGGCTTGTGGGAGCTGGTGCAGGAGGAGCTCAGGCGCGAGAGGGAGCGGCTGGGACTCAAGCCCAAGAGATACGTGCCCGGCATGCA GTTGGGGAACCCCAGCAGATTagcaagcaccagcaggttggcaaacccaAGCAAATTGCCAAACCCCAATAGGTTGGCAAGCCAGAGTGGGAAACCCCAGCAGATTGGCAAGCACCAACAGAGTGGGAAACCCCAGCAGATTGGCAAGCACCAACAGAGTGGGAAACCCCAGCAGATTGGCAAGCACCAACAGAGTGGGAAACCCCAGCAGattggcaagcaccagcaggttggcaaaccccagcagattagcaagcaccagcaggttgggAATCCTCAGCAGATTGGCAAGCAACAGCAGAATAgcaaaccccagcaggttggcaaaccccagcagaataGCAAGCACCAGCAGATTAGCAAGCACCAGCAAGTTGGGAAACCCCAGCAGATTAGCAAGCACCAACAGAGTGGCAAACCTCAGCAGATTGGTAAGTACCAGCAGGTTGGGAAACCCCAGTAG